One segment of Kryptolebias marmoratus isolate JLee-2015 linkage group LG23, ASM164957v2, whole genome shotgun sequence DNA contains the following:
- the LOC108244998 gene encoding cystathionine beta-synthase has product MPSVPSFKETSVKSPVCPHAAKLHSNGSGETKLQEASFPINGVEGHECSNRTIQIRTKSTSPERKWIRPDLPSRCTWTAGASKADSPHTQVPRAVPPAILPDILHRIGDTPLVRINKIPKAFGLKCEILAKCEFFNAGGSVKDRISLRMIEDAEKAGNLKPGDTIIEPTSGNTGIGLALAAAVKGYRCIIVMPEKMSMEKVDVLRALGAEIVRTPTSARFDSPESHVGVAWRLKNEIPNSHILDQYRNPSNPLAHYDTTAEEILEQCDGKVDMLVAGAGTGGTITGIARKLKERCPNIKIVGVDPEGSILAEPDELNKTDKTQYEVEGIGYDFIPTVLDRSVVDIWYKSNDEESFNMSRMLIRDEGLLCGGSSGTAMAAAVEVAKELKEGQRCVVILPDSIRNYMSKFLSDKWMVQKGFLREEDLMVKKPWWWNLKLQSLNLSAPLTVLPTVTCQQTIKILKEKSFDQAPVVDNTGVILGMVTLGNMLSSILAGKIKLSDPVSKVLYKQFRQIRLTDNLGTLSRILETDHFALVVHEQIQYLTDGSTVLKQMVFGVVTAVDLLNFVTGVERRERSMSESTDEM; this is encoded by the exons ATGCCGTCTGTTCCTTCGTTCAAAGAAACCTCCGTGAAAAGCCCAGTGTGCCCGCACGCTGCCAAGCTGCACAGCAACGGCAGCGGCGAGACCAAGCTCCAGGAGGCCTCGTTCCCCATCAATGGAGTCGAGGGCCACGAATGCTCGAACAGAACCATTCAGATCCGCACGAAGAGCACGAGCCCCGAGAGGAAATGGATCCGGCCGGACCTCCCCAGCCGCTGCACGTGGACCGCGGGAGCCTCGAAGGCCGACTCGCCTCACACACAAGTTCCCAG GGCCGTGCCTCCTGCCATCCTTCCAGACATCCTGCACCGAATCGGTGACACTCCCCTGGTACGAATCAACAAGATCCCCAAAGCGTTTGGACTCAAATGTGAAATAC tgGCCAAGTGTGAGTTCTTCAACGCTGGAGGAAGTGTTAAGGACCGGATCAGCCTGCGGATGATAGAGGATGCTGAGAAAGCTGGGAACCTCAAGCCCGGGGACACGATTATCGAGCCCACCTCTGGAAACACCG GTATTGGGCTGGCTCTGGCTGCGGCTGTGAAAGGCTACCGTTGCATCATCGTCATGCCTGAGAAAATGAGCATGGAGAAG GTGGATGTCCTGAGAGCTCTCGGAGCCGAGATCGTGCGTACCCCCACCAGCGCTCGTTTTGATTCGCCCGAGTCCCACGTGGGCGTGGCCTGGCGCCTCAAGAACGAGATCCCCAACTCGCACATCCTGGACCAGTACCGCAACCCGAGCAACCCCCTGGCTCACTACGACACCACGGCCGAGGAGATCCTGGAGCAGTGTGACG GTAAAGTGGACATGCTGGTGGCTGGTGCCGGGACAGGCGGGACGATCACAGGCATCGCTCGCAAACTGAAGGAAAGATGCCCAAACATCAAA ATTGTTGGCGTTGACCCAGAAGGCTCCATCTTGGCCGAGCCTGATGAGCTCAACAAGACAGACAAGACCCAATATGAGGTGGAGGGAATCGGATACGACTTCATCCCCACTGTTCTCGACAGATCA GTTGTGGATATTTGGTACAAATCCAACGATGAGGAGTCCTTCAACATGTCTCGCATGCTTATCAGAGACGAGGGCTTGCTGTGCG GAGGCAGCTCCGGGACGGCTATGGCCGCAGCTGTGGAGGTCGCCAAAGAGCTGAAGGAGGGTCAGCGCTGTGTGGTCATCCTGCCAGACTCCATCCGCAACTACAT GTCTAAGTTCTTGAGTGACAAGTGGATGGTTCAAAAGGGCTTCCTGAGGGAGGAGGACCTGATGGTGAAGAAGCCATG GTGGTGGAACTTGAAGCTGCAGAGTTTGAACCTATCAGCTCCTCTCACCGTCCTGCCTACAGTCACCTGTCAGCAGACGATCAAAATCCTCAAGGAGAAGAGCTTCGACCAGGCGCCTGTAGTGGACAATACCGG GGTCATCCTGGGAATGGTGACTTTAGGAAACATGTTGTCGTCGATTCTCGCCGGGAAGATCAAACTGTCCGATCCTGTCAGCAAAGTCCTCTACAAGCAGTTCAGACAG ATCCGTTTGACTGACAATTTGGGAACGCTGTCCCGCATCCTGGAGACCGACCACTTCGCTCTGGTGGTACACGAGCAGATTCAGT ACCTGACAGACGGCTCCACCGTCCTGAAGCAGATGGTTTTCGGCGTGGTGACCGCCGTCGACCTCCTGAACTTCGTCACGGGCGTCGAGAGGAGAGAGCGCTCCATGTCAGAGTCCACCGACGAGATGTGA